Proteins encoded in a region of the Raphanus sativus cultivar WK10039 chromosome 8, ASM80110v3, whole genome shotgun sequence genome:
- the LOC108838156 gene encoding receptor-like protein 38, which produces MKSSCSFNLFILAAVIFLGCLNPNGATTCHPDDEAGLLAFKSGITRDSSGVLSPWTKGTDCCSWFGVYCANQHRVTSLSLGDVTGDFPYTLSGTISPSLSKLQHLESFELIGLKEIRGPFPRFLLRLPDLKNIYIRRNRLSGPLPTNIGTLSPHLETLVLGANRFTGAIPSSISNLTRLKELYLNDNLLTGRIPPGIGNLKLMSIITLDGNRLSGPIPNNIFKSMTKLRILTLSRNSLSGKVPPSIASLGPSLEFLELGHNNLSGSIPSYISRLAKLKKLDLSNNRFSGAVPQSLSKLTDVFDMDLSRNLLTSPFPVWNVTENLRTLDLSYNNFYMETIPEWVTSASYMVSLKLAKCGIKMSLSDWKPENVGVYSYIDLSENEITGSPGKLLINEGSMREFRASGNKLRFDMGKLNIPESLETLDLSRNLVFGNVPGTVTGLLTLNLSQNHLCGKLPVTEFPPSVFAGNDCLCGSPLPPCKG; this is translated from the coding sequence aTGAAGTCTTCTTGTTCCTTCAATCTCTTCATACTAGCCGCAGTTATCTTTCTCGGGTGTCTAAATCCCAATGGAGCTACCACGTGTCATCCTGATGATGAAGCTGGTCTTTTAGCTTTTAAATCGGGTATAACCAGAGACTCCTCGGGTGTTCTTAGCCCATGGACCAAAGGCACAGACTGTTGCTCCTGGTTCGGTGTTTATTGCGCTAACCAACACCGCGTCACCAGTCTCAGCCTTGGCGATGTGACCGGAGATTTTCCATACACTCTCTCTGGTACTATCTCCCCGTCTCTGTCCAAACTCCAACATTTGGAAAGCTTTGAACTAATCGGTCTCAAGGAAATCAGGGGACCATTTCCTCGATTTCTTCTTCGCTTACCAGATCTGAAGAACATCTACATCCGGAGAAACCGTCTATCTGGTCCTCTTCCCACCAACATCGGCACGCTAAGCCCCCACTTAGAGACGCTGGTACTTGGCGCAAACCGGTTTACAGGTGCGATACCGAGTTCAATATCCAATTTGACTCGGTTAAAGGAACTCTACCTCAACGATAATCTCTTAACGGGAAGGATCCCTCCAGGGATTGGTAACCTCAAGCTTATGTCTATTATTACTCTCGATGGAAACCGTCTCTCTGGACCAATaccaaataatattttcaaatccaTGACAAAGCTCCGAATCCTCACTCTTTCTCGTAACAGCTTATCTGGAAAAGTTCCTCCTTCAATTGCATCGCTCGGACCGAGTCTTGAGTTTCTTGAGCTAGGCCATAACAATCTCTCGGGATCGATTCCAAGCTATATATCTCGACTCGCAAAACTTAAGAAACTGGATCTCTCCAATAACAGGTTCTCAGGAGCTGTGCCCCAAAGTTTATCCAAGCTGACCGACGTTTTTGATATGGATCTCTCTCGTAACCTTCTAACCAGTCCATTCCCCGTTTGGAACGTGACGGAGAATCTTCGAACGTTGGATCTATCGTACAACAATTTTTACATGGAGACGATTCCTGAATGGGTGACTTCCGCGTCGTACATGGTGTCGTTGAAGCTGGCGAAATGTGGAATCAAGATGAGCTTAAGCGATTGGAAGCCAGAGAATGTAGGCGTCTACAGTTACATTGACCTTTCAGAAAACGAGATCACAGGAAGTCCGGGAAAGCTCTTGATAAATGAAGGGAGTATGCGGGAGTTTCGGGCGTCGGGGAACAAACTCCGTTTCGATATGGGGAAGCTAAATATACCGGAGAGCCTTGAGACGCTGGATCTTTCAAGGAACTTGGTGTTCGGGAACGTGCCAGGGACGGTGACCGGTCTGTTAACACTAAACTTGAGTCAGAACCATCTTTGCGGAAAACTTCCTGTGACAGAGTTTCCACCAAGCGTGTTTGCCGGCAACGATTGCCTTTGCGGATCTCCACTCCCTCCATGCAAGGGCTAG
- the LOC130499003 gene encoding uncharacterized protein LOC130499003 yields the protein MSSSSSNEMEELEERLDEVFEDICEDTINNIIEAQTKKQKKRAYIDRNREAGHIRLWNDYFSENLTYEEHIFRRRFRNREAIRMLSYGSAVDAVDKYLRLEDLQRLLDIGEKRGFPGMIESIDCMHWEWKNCPTTWKGQYARGSNKPTIVLEVVASQDLWIWHAFFGPPGTLNDTNVLDRSPVFDDIIEGRTPRLEYVVNGHKYKLAYYLTDGIYPKWSTFIQSISRPQGLKARLFAKKQEAARKDVERAFGVLQARFAIVKNPALTWDKKKIGKIMRACIIIYNMIV from the exons ATGTCATCATCTTCATCCAATGAAATGGAAGAATTGGAAGAAAGATTGGACGAAGTTTTCGAAGATATCTGTGAAGATACAATCAACAACATTATCGAGGCCCAAaccaaaaagcaaaagaaacGAGCATATATTGATCGAAACCGTGAAGCAGGACACATCCGGTTATGGAATGACTACTTCTCCGAAAATCTCACATATGAGGAACATATCTTCAGACGCCGTTTCAGAAACCGTGAAGCAATTCGTATGCTTTCTTATGGTTCTGCAGTCGATGCGGTTGACAaatatctccgacttg AGGATCTTCAACGACTCCTCGATATTGGAGAGAAACGCGGGTTTCCTGGGATGATTGAGAGCAttgactgtatgcattgggagtggaaaaatTGCCCAACGACTTGGAAAGGACAGTACGCCCGTGGATCAAACAAACCGACAATTGTCTTAGAGGTTGTAGCTTCACAagatctttggatatggcacgctTTTTTTGGTCCTCCAGGTACCTTAAACGATACTAATGTCCTCGATCGATCTCCTGTTTTTGACGACATTATAGAAGGTCGAACTCCAAGGTTAGAGTACGTGGTCAACGGACACAAGTATAAGTTGGCTTACTATCTCACAGACGGTATTTATCCAaaatggtcaacatttatcCAATCTATCTCACGTCCTCAAGGTCTTAAAGCACGGTTATTTGCTAAAAAACAAGAAGCAGCCCGAAAAGATGTGGAACGGGCCTTTGGAGTTTTGCAAGCTCGATTTGCGATTGTCAAAAACCCGGCTCTTACAtgggacaaaaaaaagatagggAAGATTATGCGAGCATGTATCATAATATACAATATGATAGTATGA
- the LOC130499004 gene encoding glutathione S-transferase T2-like translates to MANNSSSYVNLLQSQLPVDLDAAEPLWFGSEGPDEAYVMSGSEIPEASGVKSTPQQSERRKWSPKEDIILIGAWLNTSKDPIVNNEQKGGAFWKRIVEYYNASPLLVGQIPRVLHSCKQRWSRINDHVSKFCGCYDRALRQQRSGQNDDDVMKAALDSFFNIMNLKFTMDLCWRELRYDQKWCSLVQGKDTVKEKRKVVDLDGEEAAVGEEEARPPGVKAAKAALKKKKNGREEELSNLHGVLQIKKKLSRQKLLDRLFAKKEVLTEMETTLKLKLMLRLKLVTGALKVGQVTGALGVVQVTGAWK, encoded by the exons ATGGCTAATAACTCGTCAAGCTATGTTAACCTACTACAGAGTCAACTTCCAGTTGATCTTGATGCAGCCGAACCTTTATGGTTCGGTAGCGAAGGTCCTGATGAGGCTTATGTGATGTCTGGTAGCGAAATCCCTGAAGCGTCTGGTGTGAAGTCAACTCCCCAACAATCTGAGAGAAGAAAATGGTCTCCCAAAGAGGATATAATCCTCATTGGGGCATGGCTTAACACCAGTAAAGACCCGATCGTGAACAATGAGCAGAAAGGTGGAGCATTTTGGAAGCGGATTGTGGAGTACTACAACGCAAGCCCTCTCTTGGTTGGGCAAATACCGAGAGTCCTCCATTCTTGCAAGCAGAGGTGGTCTCGGATTAACGACCACGTTTCAAAGTTTTGTGGTTGCTATGATCGTGCTCTTCGGCAGCAAAGAAGTGGTCAGAATGATGACGATGTGATGAAGGCTGCTTTAGATTCATTCTTCAATATTATGAACTTAAAGTTCACCATGGATCTCTGCTGGAGGGAGCTGAGGTATGACCAGAAATGGTGCTCACTGGTTCAAGGTAAGGACACTGTTAAGGAGAAGCGCAAAGTGGTGGACCTCGATGGAGAAGAAGCGGCTGTGGGAGAAGAAGAGGCTAGACCTCCCGGGGTGAAGGCTGCGAAAGCTGctcttaagaagaagaagaatggcaGAGAGGAGGAGTTGTCAAACTTACATGGCGTTCtacaaatcaaaaaaaaactctcaagGCAAAAGCTCCTTGATCGTTTATTCGCGAAAAAGGAAGTTCTAACTGAGATGGAAACAACTCTAAAACTCAAACTAAT GTTAAGGCTGAAGTTGGTCACGGGTGCACTGAAGGTTGGGCAAGTCACGGGTGCATTAGGAGTAGTGCAAGTCACGGGTGCTTGGAAGTAG
- the LOC108822690 gene encoding selenium-binding protein 1: MVTNTEVVSPASNGVDGGCCKSGPGYATPLAAMSGPSEKLIYVTAVYSGTGREKPDYLATVDVDPNSPTYSTVIHRLPMPFLGDELHHSGWNSCSSCHGDASADRRFLVLPSLISGRIYAIDTKADPRAPSLYKYVDPKEIADKTGLAYPHTAHCLASGEILVSCLGDEEGNAKGNGFLLLDSDFNIKSRWEKEGHSPLFGYDFWYQPRHKTMISTSWGAPKAFTKGFDLQHVADGLYGSHLHVYSWPGGEMKQLIDLGPTGMLPLEIRFLHDPSKDTGYVGGALSSNMIRFFKNSDETWGHEVVIQVKPLKVENWILPEMPGLITDFLISLDDRFLYFVNWLHGDIRQYNIEDPKNPVLTGQIWVGGLLQKGSPVKAVGEDGNTFQYDVPQIKGKSLRGGPQMIQLSLDGKRLYATNSLYSAWDRQFYPELMDKGSHIIQLDVDTEKGGLSINPDLFVDFGDEPDGPALAHEMRYPGGDCTSDIWI; this comes from the exons ATGGTGACTAATACTGAAGTGGTATCTCCCGCGAGCAACGGCGTTGACGGAGGATGCTGCAAGTCAGGTCCTGGTTACGCGACGCCACTCGCCGCCATGTCTGGTCCATCGGAAAAGCTCATCTACGTCACCGCCGTCTACAGTG GAACGGGACGAGAGAAGCCTGATTACTTGGCCACGGTGGATGTTGATCCAAACTCACCAACATATTCAACCGTCATCCACAGGTTACCAATGCCTTTCCTGGGTGATGAGCTTCATCACTCTGGCTGGAACTCTTGCAGCTCTTGCCATGGTGATGCTTCCGCTGACCGACGTTTTCTCGTCTTACCATCCCTTAT ATCTGGTCGCATCTATGCGATTGACACAAAGGCAGACCCGAGGGCACCTTCTTTGTACAAGTACGTGGATCCTAAAGAGATCGCTGATAAGACGGGACTGGCTTATCCACACACAGCTCATTGTCTTGCCTCTGGCGAAATCTTGGTGTCCTGTCTTGGAGACGAAGAGGGAAACGCCAAGGGGAATGGGTTTCTTCTTCTCGACTCTGATTTCAACATCAAGAGCAGGTGGGAGAAAGAAGGACATAGTCCCTTGTTTGGTTATGATTTCTGGTACCAACCGCGGCACAAGACGATGATAAGCACTTCTTGGGGAGCACCTAAAGCCTTCACCAAAGGTTTCGATCTCCAACACGTTGCTGATGGCTTATACGGAAGTCATCTCCATGTTTACAGTTGGCCTGGAGGTGAGATGAAACAATTAATTGACCTTGGACCAACTGGCATGTTACCTTTAGAG ATAAGATTCTTGCATGATCCGTCTAAAGATACAGGGTATGTTGGGGGTGCTCTGTCGAGTAATATGATAAGATTTTTCAAGAACAGTGATGAAACATGGGGCCATGAG GTGGTTATCCAAGTTAAACCACTGAAAGTAGAGAACTGGATTCTACCAGAAATGCCTGGGCTTATCACCGACTTCTTGATCTCCCTCGATGACCGGTTCCTCTACTTTGTGAACTGGCTCCATGGAGACATTCGTCAGTACAACATTGAAGACCCTAAAAACCCTGTCTTAACCGGACAAATATGGGTGGGAGGATTACTACAAAAGGGCAGCCCTGTTAAGGCGGTTGGAGAAGATGGTAACACTTTCCAGTACGATGTTCCCCAGATCAAG GGGAAATCTCTAAGAGGAGGACCTCAAATGATCCAGCTGAGCCTCGATGGGAAACGATTGTATGCAACAAACTCGCTCTATAGTGCATGGGATCGTCAGTTTTACCCGGAACTCATGGATAAAGGATCACACATAATACAGCTTGATGTTGATACAGAGAAAGGTGGTCTCTCCATAAACCCTGATCTCTTTGTGGACTTTGGTGATGAACCAGATGGTCCTGCGCTTGCCCATGAGATGAGGTATCCAGGTGGAGACTGCACTTCCGATATTTGGATTTGA
- the LOC130499236 gene encoding protein RALF-like 32, producing the protein MEYYTFSQGFTENDQERAPAKHHVKKTWVKERYESDEEDGSREEEVNQMIIKEEEDEETKGMVMSSSTMLTSKVKYLNYGALKHDTPPAASSGGGRVMPPPSNRYHRGHPKYYRCRG; encoded by the coding sequence ATGGAGTACTACACATTTTCTCAAGGGTTTACCGAAAACGACCAAGAACGTGCACCGGCAAAGCATCACGTGAAGAAGACGTGGGTGAAAGAACGTTATGAgagtgatgaagaagatggtTCGAGAGAGGAAGAGGTGAACCAAATGATcataaaagaagaagaggatgaagaaacTAAAGGTATGGTGATGTCATCTAGTACGATGCTAACAAGTAAGGTGAAGTATCTTAACTATGGAGCTCTCAAACATGATACGCCACCGGCAGCGTCTAGTGGTGGAGGAAGAGTCATGCCTCCTCCGTCGAACAGGTACCACCGTGGTCATCCCAAGTACTACAGATGCAGGGGTTGA
- the LOC108821837 gene encoding uncharacterized protein LOC108821837: protein MGKSLSTVWIMMMILTIIVIEGEAKSEAECSVICRPHCKAFASAGECSDCHKKCNQFPPSIMTKILKKQNNKKQDDLVN from the coding sequence atgggtaAAAGTTTGAGCACGGTATggataatgatgatgatactAACAATTATTGTTATTGAAGGTGAGGCAAAATCGGAGGCTGAATGCAGTGTGATTTGTCGTCCTCATTGCAAAGCTTTTGCATCAGCAGGAGAGTGTTCTGACTGTCATAAAAAGTGTAATCAATTTCCACCATCTATAATGACAAAGATtctaaagaaacaaaacaacaaaaaacaagATGACTTAGTTAATTAA